A region of Vitis riparia cultivar Riparia Gloire de Montpellier isolate 1030 chromosome 1, EGFV_Vit.rip_1.0, whole genome shotgun sequence DNA encodes the following proteins:
- the LOC117918323 gene encoding lignin-forming anionic peroxidase-like has protein sequence MGLAAGSSRWPSCVSHAFILVAGLLILSNMPCEAQLSSSFYDNTCPSALSTIRTAIRTAVSRERRMAASLIRLHFHDCFVQGCDASILLDDSPTIQSEKNAPNNNNSVRGFEVIDNVKSQVENICPGVVSCADIVAVAARDASVAVGGPTWALKLGRRDSTTSGLSQAATNLPTFRDGLDRLTSLFSSKGLSTRDMVALSGSHTIGQARCVTFRDRIYGNGTNIDAGFASTRRRRCPADNGNGDDNLAPLDLVTPNSFDNNYFKNLIQRKGLLQSDQVLFNGGSTDSIVTEYSKSPSTFSSDFSSAMVKMGDIEPLIGSAGEIRKFCNVIN, from the exons ATGGGCTTGGCAGCTGGGAGCTCAAGGTGGCCTTCCTGTGTTTCTCATGCATTTATTCTTGTTGCTGGGTTATTGATTCTCTCAAacatgccatgtgaagctcagCTTTCTTCGTCATTCTATGATAATACCTGTCCAAGTGCACTCAGTACCATCCGGACAGCCATAAGGACTGCGGTATCCCGCGAGCGTAGAATGGCAGCATCTCTGATTCGTCTCCATTTCCATGACTGCTTTGTTCAG GGCTGTGATGCATCAATCTTGCTTGATGATTCCCCCACCATTCAAAGTGAGAAAAATGCACCTAACAATAACAATTCAGTTAGAGGGTTCGAAGTCATAGACAATGTCAAGTCTCAGGTGGAGAACATTTGTCCAGGCGTCGTATCCTGTGCAGACATTGTTGCAGTGGCAGCACGAGATGCATCTGTTGCA GTTGGGGGACCAACATGGGCACTGAAGCTTGGAAGAAGAGACTCCACCACTTCAGGCCTCAGCCAAGCTGCAACTAACCTTCCAACCTTTAGAGACGGCCTGGACAGGCTTACTTCCTTGTTCAGTAGCAAAGGTTTAAGTACAAGAGACATGGTTGCTCTTTCAG GTTCCCATACAATAGGCCAAGCAAGATGCGTGACCTTCCGCGATAGAATATACGGCAATGGAACTAACATTGATGCTGGCTTTGCTAGCACTCGGAGGCGCCGGTGCCCTGCTGATAATGGGAATGGTGATGATAATCTTGCACCCCTGGATTTGGTGACACCCAATTCTTTCGATAACAATTACTTCAAGAATCTCATTCAAAGAAAAGGCCTCCTTCAATCAGACCAGGTACTTTTTAACGGAGGATCTACCGATAGTATTGTCACGGAGTATAGCAAGAGCCCTTCAACTTTCAGCTCTGACTTTTCATCTGCCATGGTAAAAATGGGAGATATCGAACCTCTCATTGGCTCTGCTGGAGAGATAAGAAAATTCTGCAACGTTATAAACTAA